A stretch of Babesia bigemina genome assembly Bbig001, chromosome : III DNA encodes these proteins:
- a CDS encoding Ras family protein, putative, whose amino-acid sequence MAAESGSAIGSGGGSVSSQRIKIVLLGEQNTGKTSIVTRFVYDHFVPAYAATIGIDFLSKVVTVNGKTMRLQLWDTAGQERFRTLMPSYIRDSSAAIVVYDITSRESFDKVGDWIKDIKELRGDKAVIVLVGNKTDLLDKRKVSYDEGEEQAKKFGCLFCETSAKNGDNINDLFNPIATELLKNMEPVPVNDKLVDIDLKASNEEAPNNCADRTKNTYLTITKRCTG is encoded by the exons TAGGCAGTGGAGGTGGAAGTGTCAGCAGCCAGAGGATCAAGATCGTTCTTCTTGGCGAGCAAAACACGGGGAAAACGTCTATTGTGACGCGTTTTGTGTATGACCACTTCGTACCGGCTTATGCTGCCACCATAGGTATTGACTTCCTTTCCAAAGTCGTTACCGTCAATGGCAAGACCATGCGTTTGCAGTTGTGGGACACTGCCGGCCAGGAGCGCTTCCGTACGCTGATGCCTAGCTACATTCGCGACTCTAGCGCCGCCATTGTCGTCTACGACATCACTAGCCGCGAGTCCTTTGACAAGGTGGGCGACTGGATCAAGGACATTAAGGAGTTGCGTGGTGACAAGGCGGTCATCGTACTAGTTGGTAACAAGACCGACCTGCTCGACAAGAGGAAGGTATCCTACGACGAGGGTGAAGAGCAGGCTAAGAAGTTTGGATGCCTGTTCTGCGAGACCAGTGCCAAGAATGGCGACAACATCAACGATCTATTCAACCCGATAGCTACTGAGCTTCTCAAGAACATGGAACCGGTGCCCGTGAATGACAAAC TCGTTGACATCGACTTGAAGGCCAGCAACGAGGAGGCTCCCAACAATTGCGCCGACCGTACCAAGAACACCTACCTGACCATTACGAAGAGGTGTACCGGCTGA